One Thunnus maccoyii chromosome 14, fThuMac1.1, whole genome shotgun sequence genomic window carries:
- the slc25a16 gene encoding graves disease carrier protein, whose product MSSEAAVSTPTAISNTSTKRDYYWLRSFVAGGVAGCCAKTTIAPLDRIKILLQGQNPHYKHLGVFSTLRAVPKKEGFLGLYKGNGAMMVRIFPYGAIQFMAFDNYKKLLSKQLGISGHIHRLMAGSMAGMSAVICTYPLDMVRARLAFQVKGEHRYTGIANAFHTIYLKEGGFLGFYRGLTPTLIGMAPYAGFSFFTFGTLKSLGLKHFPEMLGRPSSDNPDVLILKSYVNLLCGGVAGAIAQTISYPLDVARRRMQLGTVLPDSDKCVSLRKTLLYVYNEYGIKKGLYRGLSLNYIRCVPSQAVAFTTYEFMKQALHLN is encoded by the exons gTGTAGCAGGATGCTGTGCCAAGACGACCATCGCTCCTCTGGACAGAATCAAGATTCTGCTTCAGGGTCAGAACCCCCACTACAAACATCTGG GAGTGTTTTCTACTCTCAGAGCTGTGCCAAAGAAAGAAGGCTTCCTTGGCTTGTACAAGGGTAATGGGGCAATGATGGTTAGGATATTTCCTTATGGGGCCATCCAGTTCATGGCCTTTGACAATTATAAAAAG CTGCTAAGTAAACAGCTGGGGATCTCTGGACACATTCACCGCCTCATGGCAGGATCTATGGCAG GGATGTCTGCGGTGATTTGCACCTATCCTCTGGACATGGTTCGAGCCAGGCTGGCCTTCCAGGTGAAAGGAGAGCATCGCTACACTGGAATCGCCAACGCCTTCCACACCATCTACCTTAAG GAGGGAGGCTTCTTGGGCTTCTACAGGGGACTCACTCCAACACTTATTGGAATGGCCCCTTATGCAG GTTTTTCATTCTTCACCTTCGGTACCCTGAAAAGCCTCGGCTTGAAACATTTTCCCGAGATGCTGGGACGTCCCTCCTCAGACAACCCCGATGTCCTCATCCTGAAATCCTACGTCAACTTGCTCTGTGGAGGGGTTGCTGGTGCCATCGCCCAGACAATATC GTACCCCTTGGATGTGGCTAGGAGAAGAATGCAGTTAGGAACTGTGCTTCCTGACTCTGACAAATGTGT ATCACTGAGAAAGACCCTGTTGTATGTGTACAACGAGTACGGGATCAAGAAGGGATTGTACCGAGGCCTTTCTCTCAACTACATCCGTTGTGTCCCCTCTCAGGCTGTGGCCTTTACCACCTACGAGTTCATGAAGCAGGCCCTCCACCTGAACtag